From Penaeus vannamei isolate JL-2024 chromosome 12, ASM4276789v1, whole genome shotgun sequence, the proteins below share one genomic window:
- the LOC113829575 gene encoding pigment-dispersing hormone type 1 yields MMRSAVVVALLVMVAMSLQLTAAQEDLKYFEREVVAELAAQILRVAQGPSAFAAGPHKRNSELINSLLGIPKVMNDAGRR; encoded by the exons ATGATGCGTAGCGCCGTGGTTGTAGCCCTGCTGGTGATGGTGGCCATGAGCCTCCAGCTGACGGCGGCGCAGGAGGACCTGAAGTACTTCGAGCGCGAG GTTGTGGCCGAGCTGGCGGCGCAGATCCTGCGCGTGGCCCAGGGACCCTCGGCCTTCGCGGCGGGACCTCACAAGCGCAACTCGGAGCTGATCAACTCCCTCCTGGGGATCCCCAAGGTCATGAACGACGCCGGGAGGAGATAA